GAGAGTCCCAACTGTacactggacactctcaggtcagttttacccaATGGTCACCCAGAATAACACCAAAAGGTTCAATATCAGATCCCATTTAACAGATTTACATCCAGAAAGGTTAGGTCATAAACACATTGTTTTCATAAGAATTActcaacatatttatatttttgttggCGTGACAGTTTAGTTAGACATTATATTCTTAGTTTGTTCATGATGGTATAATGTGTGTATTGTATAACATTATTATTCTGTTTATCATGTAGTCAGACAGTAAAGTGCGGTTTAGAGTTGTTGAATAAAGTTTAATAACAACCTATTAATAAAACTGTATTTTAAAGTGAAGTATAATGATAATTTTTGCTTGATAATTTAACATCTGGGTGAAATCTTTGTCTTGATATTTTAAGATCCGggttattcatattatttattatgtatttaaaaaaactggTTATAATTCTCCCATAATGTAATTACAGTTCCTAacaggttgtgtttattttgtgtgaaggctcaatggctgtcatctgtcagagagatgctgtgaagctctggcctcagttctcagctccaactcctctagtctgagagagctggacctgagtaccaatgatctgcaggattcaggagtgaagctgctctctgctggactggggagtccacactgtacactggaaactctcaggtcagttgtcagcctcttcttcaaactGGTTATTCTAGCTTCCAGTAAGTGCTGCTCCTGCCTGATGCATTTCTGTTGCTCTTTTCCCTGCTGACAAAGCACTCCCTGGTTCTACACAATGTTAGAACCTGTGAAGAAACGTTCTTAGCGTACCAAATACAGCGGACTTCTCCTAACTCTAACTGAACAATATCTCATTGAGTTGTAGCTATTGAGAAAGGAGCATTTGTTTTAGATCCTGTTTCACATCCAAGTGAAGGAACTTCTGCTGTCTGTGATGTCGTCTCCCCACCAAATGTGGTTACTTTATTACAAACTGCTCTCAACCAGATACaataaatggtgtgtgtgtgtgtgtgtgtgtgtgtgtgtgtgtgtgtgtgtgtgtgtgtgtgtgtgtgtgtgtgtgtgtgtgtgtgtgtgtgtgtgtgtgtgtgtgtgtgtgtgtgtgtgtgtgtgtagcttgtctggctgcctggtcacacaggaaggctgtgcttctctggcctcagctctgagctccaacccctcccatctgagagcgctggacctgagctacaatcacccaggagactctggagctgcgctgctctctgctggactggaggatccacgctggagactggacactctcaggtatggagaggacagctcaccgctcagggacaaagtctcctacaTGATTCAAGCTGCTgatagatgaagtggtttgaagaggcagctgtcactcatgttgtgtagaacgtgatgagacagcagatgatgaaggtgaatgtttcaacatgctgctctcactttgtttcccccccagtgtggagcacggtggagtgtggaggctggaaccagctctaaagaagtgtaagtgtctgtttgattcatcacaaaacacactcactattgagatggaaagtccatccacacagcaggaggtgacgtCCGTCATTCACATGTGGACTTGTGTATACGTTTGTGTAGctatgtttccctgtgtttatgtatgtctaGTATGTTTGTTAtaggtgtgtgtacgtatgtgtacatgtCTATGTATAGTATGTATGAACCAGTTCTATGGTATCAACAGTTAGTTTCCAGCCTGTATGTGAGCTCAGCTGGTTCAGTCTGTTGTTTACACAGGTGGATTACAATGGATGTGTATCGGAACCTTTCAAAGTCTAATATCTTGAAAAGTATGTTGACTATGGCTTAAATATTCAAAAGAGCAATGACCTCATCATGCTGAACGTTTTGATGTGTAATATGTGTATGTCGTGTAAATATTACGGTAGTGGATTTAGTTTATACATTTTTCTAGGCTTCAATGTTTGCATGGGAAAGCCACTCGCCAATGTTCACAAATATATTTCTaaagctgatgatgatgatgatgaggaatgGTTCAGCAACTCATCATGTCCTGGTCCCGATCCCGGTCCCGGGCTATAATGAAACTTAATGTAACAATTGTGTAACGATAacatcacatgaccccccccccccccccccggggcagctcatcatgtctggttctccctcagatgcctgtgacctcaccctggaccccaacacggcccacagacacctctctctgtctgaggacaacaggaaggtgacgtgggttgaagaggaccagtcgtatccgaatcacccagacagatttgactcccagctccaggtgttgggtagagaggctctgactggccgctgttactgggaggtagagagggaaggattggttgatataggagtgacatacagaggaatcacaaggagaggagggggtggtgacagcaggcttggatggaacaagtcctggagtcttcaTTGTTCTGATGGTCgttactctgcccggtacaacggtataaagacagccctccctctcccccccgctggctccaccagagtaggagtgtatctggaccggcctgctggctctctgtccttctacacagtgtccccaggtggaggagggtcctcagacacactgacacacctccacaccttctgctcctccttcacccaggaggacctcctccctgggtttggggtatggggggggtgctcagtgtctctgtgtcggttatagacacacacacacacgcaaacacacgcacatgaaggGTGCGTGAGGgggagcatggggggggggggggaggttcagGGGTTAGGCTGATGGGCGGCCGGTGgggctgagggtgaggggggttaCGGCCCTGGTGGCTCATTGTCTCTGTCAGTTAttgtctcgctctcgctctccggTGAATACACATGAATACGgaataaacacacacgtgtataaatacccacacacgtataaacacacacacacacacacacacacacacacacacacacatataaacacacacacacacgtataaacacacacacacacacacacacacgtataaacatGTCacatgtctctgtgtctccctctctctctttttctttccctccctctctcttttagtatagcatgataaaccacAAAACTTTAAGATCTTccatagttagataagcacatttattatttgaaatgtatataaattACCTATCGATGGTGAATGTTTGATTATTTTCACTTTTCAGACATCACCAGTTTTGGTTTAAGGGCTCTGATATCATCATTTTggtcataatcctgatttacgACCTGctttaaagcagattttatattttattcatataaCCAAGAGgtctatgggataatgttgcattcTGTAAATTACTTTATACTGAATATTTATTCCTTTTGTTCTCTTGGGAAGCAAACGGcggcagaacatgttcagttattaaagatacgtgcacacctgttgatgatttgtaatgCCTGCTTCTTCTACGATTTTAGTCCTtgtatttattgtgtacatgtaagggactattcttctgttgtatttgttaatgaagcataattgtaataaacaactcagtggatccaactgaaggttctcgtgtgttcagccgatggTTCTTCCCCTTTCTTCAGTTTAACTCTTTCAAGCTGAGCAGATGTTTCTCCAGAGCTTTCTGTTGGTTGTCCTATCAACACACCTGGAATGTCTCTCCAGCCCCTTGGGTCCAAGCAgctctctgaggggtcctgacccctgacctggacccagtcttcagtcccagctctctgaggggtcctgacctggacccagtcttcagtcccaggtctctgaggggtcctgacctggacccagtcttcagtcccagctctctaaggggtcctgccccctgacctggacccagtcttcagtcccagctctctaaggggtcctgccccctgacctggacccagtcttcaatcccaggtctctgaggggtcctgacccctgacctggacccagtctccagtcccaggtctctgaggggtcctgccccctgacctggacccagtcttcagtctcaggtctctgaggggtcctgacccctgacctggacccagtctccaGTCCCAGCTCTCCAAGAGCTGCCAGCACATTGGTACTGTGGGAACCACCACAGTACCAATGTGCTGGCTGGCAGCTCCATCTTGCAACCCCATGGGCATCGGTCTCGAGGACGTCCTAGACTCACATACGTGGATGTACTCAAGAAGGATGCGGGAGCAAAAGTACCAATGAACTGGCCAGATGTATGGAGAATCGGGATGACTGGAAGGAACGATGGAGGGCTCGTCTGAGGACGACCTAGAGagatagtattatcacatggtattattatattatagtattattacatggtattattatattatagtatcatcacatggtattattatattatagtattatcacatggtattattatattatagtattatcacatggtattattatattatagtattattacatggtattattatattatagtattatcacatggtattattatattatagtattattacatggtattattatattatagtattatcacatggtattattatattatagtattattacatggtattattatattatagtattatcacatggtattattatagtattatcacatggtattattatattatagtattatcacatggtattattatattatagtattatcacatggtattattatagtatagtattattacatggtattattatagtattatcacatggtattattatattataccaTTATCACatagtattattatagtatcatcacatggtattattacattatattattataacatggcattattatattatagtattattccatggtattattatagtattatcacatggtattattatattatagtatcatcacatggtattattatagtattatgacatgctattattatattatagtattattacacagtattattatattatatatcggCCTATATATCACACATATTCTATAAGGCAGACTTTACAGATGGCTcagtgatctgtgtgtgtgtgtgtgtgtgtgtgtgtgtgtgtgtgtgtgtgtgtgtgtgtgtgtgtgtgtgtgtgtgtgtgtgtgtgttgcataagATTTGTCCATTGTCTCTGTGAGTCAAACCGGTTCTTTAGGTCTACCGGTCGGTCGCAGCCAGCAGCCCTTCTTCCTCCACTTCTAAAACCTTTCACCTGATTAACTTGTTTGAAGAACACTTTATATTGTAGTACTCATGGAttgcctcttgtccaatcaaataaCTTCAGATGTTgtacaaaactgtttttttgtgtgagcTGAGCTCCATGTCAGGACATGGAATAAGCATATCCAAGGACATCACTAAACGGTGTTGTTCCTCGCCTCGGCGACATGCAGTAATGTACTGATAGCATACCCAGGCtattattacatggtattaATATATATCTGTATTCTGACTATATTAAGGCAGCCTTTACAGTTGGCTcagtgatctgtgtgtgtgtgtgtgtgtgtgtgtgtgtgtgtgtgtgtgtgtgtgtgtgtgtgtggttgtgtgtgtgtgtgtgtgtgtgtgtgtgtgtgtgtgtgtgtgtgtgtgtgtgtgtgtgtgtgtgtgtgtgtgtgtgtgtgttgagagtggATAAGTGTATGAATGCATGTAACTGTATTTGTTCAGGAGGAGGCGCTGTTGCGCCGAATATGTCCTGGAGCCTCGTGTGACTGATGACACCACTACCTTATAAGGGGGCTGTTaccctcctctctatctctacctGACTCTCAcggagagcagcatgttgtgaCCAGTTCTTCAATAAACATTGTCACGAGATTGATGACTGAAGAGATAAACGTCTGAACGTCTGTTCATCCCTTAGAATTATTATTCCGCTGTGCAGGGTAGGCAGAAGGAATAAGCCTACCtgctaacactgtgtgtgtgtgtgtgtgtgtgtgtgtgtgtgtgtgtgtgtgtgtgtgtgtgtgtgtgtgtgtgtgtgtgtgcgcgcgcgcgcgcgctttGTAGCTTTCGATTTCCCAGAAAACACGTGACCCACGCTGAGAGGTGCGGCTCCAGTCCATGCTCCAGTCAAACCGCTTCAGCTCGGTTACTTACTTCCTCATCTTAAACTTCTGTCGCAGCGAGGAGCCTTTCTTTCTCCGCTTTGAAAACCTTTCACCTGATTAACTTGTTTTATGAACACTTTAATCTCCGTTTCTTCCCTTACATTTATTCTTGTATAACTTTATACCGTATGGGACGAATTTTAATTCGTTTTATAACGTTTACTTccgtttataacgtctttaggttactggtatataataatgagttTACTGTAGAGAATACAACGTTAGTTCATGTTTCACTGCTTTTCTGACCCGTGTGATGAACTAAACACTGCGTTCAATTATATTTACGTGATATCTGTGTTCGTAGCGACAGGCCAGACTGTTGCTGGACTGTACCACTTTCACAGGGGGGTTCCTGTGGGTCTAACCACAGCTTGGGCCatagagggaaagaaagattCTCGTTGGTCATAAGAGGATACCCTATCGGTGTGTTGAGCTTCACCAGTTGATTTATGGAATCTGTGGTTCAGTAAAGTGACAGAATTCAGACTTGGTTCCAGAAAAGAGAAATTATTCAAACGTTCTTTACTTTTTAAATTTTACAACAATGCTTTTTTTAAGtcttttgtatatattttttgtgttaagCACAATGACAGTCTCCAAGGTGTTTAATTCTCATCTCTCAGTTCTCATCTGCTGTACACATCTGTACTGTAGTGAGGGCAGTGTGGTTATGTTGTGGGGTTCATATTGACGGTCTATGACGTCCATAATGCTTTAGTGTGACGCAGTCACAATGATCTCTCAATAAACAACTAAAGTTCAGAAGGCATATTAATTGATggatgagttgtgtttgtgtccaggtctccagtatactatggatgaggagagagaggagagggatccTACCTCTacgaccactctgtctggggaacatggccgccggagcaaagctaagaggtaagaagaggatctctctgtctgtgactgttgtccatcccagagctcagcagtgatacatcatgactccatcattagtctgagtaaaagctgtgtgtgtgttgaagcccagagcaacagcagagagcagaccccCCTGGaaccagctgtgtctccatgaagagtgactggtctatggatCATCCTCCTGAATTTAAAGATGGACGGCCCTCCAGAGACGAGAGGTAGGAGTTTTAAACAGACTGGAGTGGCTCAAAACTAATCCAactttttctaaaaaaaaaagtgtgtgtgttgaagcccagagcagcagcagagagcagactcccctggacccagcaatCGTATGAATAAAATTAATATTAAGACGACTTGTAGCAGACTTTACAGGTTTAATGTTAAAGGTTCAATGGCTTTCAAACAGCCCCATTTATTGAATCAGTTTGAATTTATCTTTGGAGGTGAAAGGATTTGTTGAAACAAATTATCTGTGAGGAATAACACAGGTCTGGGTAGAAATGTAGAAACTGAGTGCTCTATTTAAATGAGCATTATAACTCTCATCGGGGAGAGTTCCTACAGCAGCGTAACACCAATGTGCCTTGGGGGCAGAGCTACGtgtaggggaggagaggagaggacttcATGTCGAGGAAACGAAACCTAAGGTACATATAAACCAAAGCCAGTCGAAGAGGGGGCAGTTCTCTCTTTCAGTGTCTTTCAGTAAAATAACACGCATTTTGGGACGAAATACCGACggaaagaaacaacaacaaggtgagtaaaaCAGCACAACTTTGAGAGAAGTTAAAACCTCTCTTCCCTTTATGGTATTAGAACAATAATGGActtgctcaatacataaaccttgtcgtctgtgtctagggATGGCCACTGCCAACGTTTCCTGGTctgagaacttttcatgttccatctgtctggatgtgttcaaaaacccagtttccacaccatgtggacacaacttctgcagaacctgtgtTACAAAGTTAtgggatgaacaagtcaagtgcaaatgtcctgtttgcaacgAGCTTTTCAACACAAGACCTGATTTACGTGTCAATAACCTCTTATCAGAGATGGTTGATCGGTTTGGAACGTCCGtacgagtaaaagagcagccttgtgctgaaccaggagaagttccctgtgacgtctgtactgggacccagctgaaggctgtgaagtcctgccttGAGTGTTTtacctcttactgccaaacccacctggagccacatcagagagtcacagggctgaagaaacatcggctggtcgagcctatggaccgtcttgaagacaggatgtgtaacaaacacgaccgacttctggagctcttctgccagactgaacaggcgtgtgtgtgtcagttctgcacggTGACAGACCACAGGTCCCATCCTATTGTGACTCTAAAGGAAGAATATGAcatgaagacggcccagctggggaagatagaggctgaagttccacagatgatccaggagagacaaaaaaatatccaggagattaaagacacagttaAACGCAGCAAAGcggacgcagacagagagatagccgatggtgtgcaggtcctcactgctctgatgcgctgcattgaaaagtgccaggaggatctcaaccaaatggttaaagagagactgaaagacacagagaaacaagctgaagacctcatcaaagagctggagcaggagatagaagatctgaccaatagaagctcagaggtgaagcagctctcgcacactaaagaccacctccacttcctccaggccttcagatccctgaaggatcctccacccaccagggactgtaCGAAGGTGGAGATCCGTCCCCCGTtttacgtagggaccttgaggagatccctggatcagctgaaTGAGAAACTGAACATGGAGATTAAGAATTTGCGTAATgttgctgaactgaagagggtccagcagtatgaagtagatgtgactctggatcccaATACAGCTCATCCCcgtctcatcctgtctgaggatgggaaacaagtacatgagGGAAATGTAATGATTTATATCCCAGACAACTGTCAGAGATTTCAACAGTATGTGCatgttctcacgaggcagagcttctcctcagggagattttacttcgaggtccaggttaaagacaggACTGTATGGTGTTTAGGAGTGGCCCTAGAGTCCATCAACAGAAAAAATCAGATCCTAGAGACCCCTGGGAATGGTTTATGGATTCTTGACTCCAACACCAATGGGTTGGTATTTAAAGATAACcctgctgtctgtctccctctgaaaGCTAAGCTCCAGAAGgttggggtgtttgttgattatgatgagggtctggtctccttctatgatgttgaagccagggttcatatctactctgctactggctgcactttcagtgagcctctctatccgtTCCTCTCTCTAAGTCATTATGGAGATATAAACTCtccccccctgatcatctcacctgtcaatgaAACAGACTAGGGCCTTTGTTTGATAATCTAACAAACAAACGACCATAAACAAAGAATGTTGTTTTCTGAATGATAATCTCTACTATTTGTGATCTGAGAGGTCTGTATTGAGGTGCTACTGCTGTCATCTAACAAGGAGAAATTCATAAAGAAATATCCCTTACTATTATAAAATATAGCCCATTGTAAATTATTAGATTCCACTAtattttataaatgtgtgtttcCCCTGTTCTTTTTCTGAGTTTATTGCTATAATATTGTAAATGGTTGCAGTTATAAAATGTCTGGGGGATACGGTTGTTTATGTTACATTACTATTAGTTTATATTTTGGAATCAATGACTGAGGCAATTTATCTTCTATACTTTTCTGATTTCaataaaatggaaaaaaatGGAATCGGTACATTCTTTGTGGAATAGATATTTTCAGGGGAACAGGTACATTACGTTTGTACACACATTGTACTATTTCGATTTGCTTAGTCAAATATTTGAAGAACTTAAACTTGGGTGGTGTGGATTTGAAAGAAAAGGCACATACAAAAATACACCTTATATATCTCTGCTACTGGCTGTATTTTTAGAGAGCCCCTTCATCCATGTGATCATGAGGGTGGCACAAAACTGACTAGGaccttttttaataataaaataaccaaAACAACTGATGCTGTTTCCTGAATAAGAATCTGTACCATCTGAGATCTAAATGAACTGCATTAATGTTGTACTGCTGTCCTTTAACAAGGAAGATTTCATTAAGAAAATAACCCTGactattataaaatataacccATTGTAAATGATTGCATTACTACTTGAAAAAATGACCATTATCAGGCGTTTGTACCCAGAGCGTCCAGTGAGATGAAGGCCCAGGTCTGGGCTGCTCAGGGAGGACATTGGGGATCCTTTGGACGAGGAGCCTAAACAAACCAACCAAGCGGGTCCCCTGAGCCCCTCAACAGTCCTGGTTCATTGTGGGGCTGCAGGGCTGCCGGCTCCCCTGTGAACGCCCCTTCAGTTCAGCTTCAATAAGAGGAGGACAGGTGTGTCACATCAGAGCCTAATCAGCAGGGGACCGGCTCaccctatcagccaatcagaggtgatgCCTGAACCAACAGgggacctaaccctaaccctaaccctgaccctaatataaataaagttttcacGTTATAAATTCTAATCGGAATTGATTGAAAATGAATACATTCTTTTATTCTTTATCTTTGCATGCCGGTATTTGTTTATGTCCATTTTATATATGTGCGGATGGAAGCAtattcaatgtgtttcagtgtcatggcaatcatggaaataatatgttaaatatgcaaataatgtGTTAGATCTGCAGTGATGGGCTTGTGTCACACTTCCACATTGTGCTTTGAACTCAGTAGTCGATTATATTTTGACTTGCAGAATGCAAAATAGACCACAGACACCTAGTTTGCAGAGTtaggtagcccccccccccagccccctctatACCACTGTGGTTCACACTGCATGAGTTGCATCCTGTATTTACCACCTCCTTATAGAAGatgcatattttattatatattcattcttttttcaaacaaaagtgaatgtttcttttgttttttttattgttcatctGATTATTTTATGCCCTCTGTTCAGAGAGCAGAAACATTTTCAGGAAGagaaattattaaataaaataggtatacaaaacatacataaatacctatttatgtaaacataaataggtatacataaatcatgtaatcttgtgagcgagtaaattgacattggtgacagtggtgtttaacaccagctacgtccatgcaaaatatagcaacgtatcattaagttgcaaaaacgtttgaaaagtggcacaggtctttaggcttgattatttgcattaacatgatgaatctataaaaagcaatacggcacaaaatatttctgaaaactaatataacttcacttcattcgaacgtgtactgctctgccattttcaagaacccgcccagtgaacgcagaggattgtgggtagttttggctcgtctaggatgcagcgatgcatccttgaaaaatctcggaattctccaaaacaaaggacgcaaaaatggcgcggctttctagtgtcctcaacattggaacagtgcttgtcggcgttctatgacgtagcgtccttaaaagggcggccgttgagcatgcttccttgacattgggaaacagccgggGTCAGCGAATAGAAATAGGAAAAGTAATCAAATTATCGATTCAAAGTCATTCattaaaggttgcataggtgatttgcttttttggccatttttgcaaaattacttgaaatccttatcataacccacttacagccactgagttagaagtactgacatgaaaattaaacttgtcaatcatctgtggaacgggcagggctcgaaaaactcc
The nucleotide sequence above comes from Gadus chalcogrammus isolate NIFS_2021 chromosome 4, NIFS_Gcha_1.0, whole genome shotgun sequence. Encoded proteins:
- the LOC130380464 gene encoding E3 ubiquitin-protein ligase TRIM39-like, with amino-acid sequence MATANVSWSENFSCSICLDVFKNPVSTPCGHNFCRTCVTKLWDEQVKCKCPVCNELFNTRPDLRVNNLLSEMVDRFGTSVRVKEQPCAEPGEVPCDVCTGTQLKAVKSCLECFTSYCQTHLEPHQRVTGLKKHRLVEPMDRLEDRMCNKHDRLLELFCQTEQACVCQFCTVTDHRSHPIVTLKEEYDMKTAQLGKIEAEVPQMIQERQKNIQEIKDTVKRSKADADREIADGVQVLTALMRCIEKCQEDLNQMVKERLKDTEKQAEDLIKELEQEIEDLTNRSSEVKQLSHTKDHLHFLQAFRSLKDPPPTRDCTKVEIRPPFYVGTLRRSLDQLNEKLNMEIKNLRNVAELKRVQQYEVDVTLDPNTAHPRLILSEDGKQVHEGNVMIYIPDNCQRFQQYVHVLTRQSFSSGRFYFEVQVKDRTVWCLGVALESINRKNQILETPGNGLWILDSNTNGLVFKDNPAVCLPLKAKLQKVGVFVDYDEGLVSFYDVEARVHIYSATGCTFSEPLYPFLSLSHYGDINSPPLIISPVNETD